In a single window of the Bradyrhizobium erythrophlei genome:
- a CDS encoding Ku protein, whose product MAVRAYWKGSLKLSLVSCPVLLYPASTSVDKTRFHMINKETGNRLKQQMVDAETGDVVESDQKGRGYELKKGEYVEVDKEELEAVQIESNHTIDIDGFVPRDEIDKRYINHPYYIAPDGKAGIAAFAVIRDAMKDKDRVALARIVLTNREHIIAIEPLGKGLLGITLRYPYEVRDEDEYFDDIKNPKISKDMVELASHILDSKAAHFDPGKFKDQYEDALKTLVRRKAAGKPVKAVEPEERPDNVISLMDALKQSLKGRAPAKRSAPARRAAHRPAKKAHRSNARARKAG is encoded by the coding sequence ATGGCCGTCCGCGCCTATTGGAAAGGGTCCCTGAAGCTTTCCCTCGTGTCATGCCCGGTGCTGCTCTATCCGGCCTCGACGTCCGTCGACAAAACCCGCTTCCACATGATCAACAAGGAAACCGGCAACCGGCTGAAGCAGCAGATGGTCGATGCCGAGACCGGCGACGTGGTCGAAAGCGACCAGAAGGGCCGCGGCTACGAGTTGAAAAAGGGCGAGTATGTCGAGGTCGACAAGGAGGAGCTGGAAGCCGTCCAGATCGAAAGCAACCACACCATCGACATCGACGGCTTCGTGCCCAGGGATGAAATCGACAAGCGCTACATCAATCACCCCTATTACATCGCGCCCGACGGCAAGGCCGGCATCGCCGCCTTCGCCGTGATCCGCGACGCCATGAAGGATAAGGATCGCGTCGCGCTGGCGCGCATCGTTCTCACCAACCGCGAGCATATCATTGCGATCGAGCCCCTGGGCAAGGGCCTGCTCGGCATCACGCTGCGATATCCGTATGAGGTGCGCGACGAAGACGAATATTTCGACGACATCAAGAACCCGAAGATCTCGAAAGACATGGTCGAACTCGCCAGCCACATTCTGGATTCCAAGGCGGCGCATTTCGATCCCGGTAAGTTCAAGGACCAGTACGAGGATGCGCTGAAGACCCTGGTCAGGCGCAAGGCCGCCGGCAAGCCGGTCAAGGCCGTCGAGCCTGAAGAGCGGCCGGACAACGTCATCAGCCTGATGGACGCGCTCAAGCAAAGCCTGAAAGGCAGGGCGCCGGCCAAGCGATCGGCCCCGGCCCGCCGAGCCGCGCATCGCCCGGCGAAGAAAGCACATCGGTCGAATGCGCGGGCGCGCAAGGCGGGGTGA